A stretch of DNA from Penaeus chinensis breed Huanghai No. 1 chromosome 1, ASM1920278v2, whole genome shotgun sequence:
tgtttgtgtccttACTGCAGTTATGTTTCCTGAAGTTTTGGCTGGTAATTTGGAAGAAATCGTATTTTCGTCCGCTGAATCCGTTAAAATACTTAATCTAGGCTAAAATCTCCCTAGGAACTAAAGCATATTCTTTTACTACAactttcacccctctccctcttcagtcACTGCTTCTTGCCAAGCTCCCAGGCCCCAAAACTCATCCCATCTTCGGAAATTCTCGATTCGGAGGTGGTACTGCGGCAGGTAAAGCATTCCCAGTTACGTTCGTTAGAAACTAAGGCACACTGGCTTACCATGTAGAAGTGAAGGAGCAACAACACACTTCAGATGCAAAATGGACTAACCTAGCGTTCTGTTACAGAGCGCATGCAATGGCTGATCAACAACAGCCGGCTGGGCGAAGTGGTCAGACTATGGATTGGTTTCGTTCCACTGTGCATGATCTGCAGCGCGAGAGGAGCTGAGGTGCGTGTCACTCATTCGCAACGTAGCCCATATATGTTATCAGATGTATTTTACAAATGCCGAGTAAGCACTGGACACCCATCAAAAAGGCAATTAATCATTTTTCAGGTTATTCTGGCAAGTCAGAGGCACACCCACAAAGGGGCCAGTTACGACCTTCTCAGAGACTGGCTTGGTGATGGTTTACTGTTATCAACAggtattatccccccccccccctatactaTCTCACTCTTAATCACGAGCGTAGAACAAATTGCATTAAAAAATACACCATGCTCACAGATGTAGAACAAAAACACTAGCAACAAGAGCATAATATCATTGCTTCCTCCTCCAGGCAGCAAGTGGCACTCCCGAAGGAAGCTCCTGACGCCCGCCTTCCACTTCAAGATCCTGGAGGACTTCCTGGACGTTTTCAACGGGCAGAGCACGACGATGATCCAGCAGCTGCGAGGGAAAGCCGACGGGAAGCCGTTCGACATTTTCCCTTTCATCACGCGCTGCGCCCTCGACATCATAAGCGGTAACAGTGTTACTTTATAAAGGAATCTTCAGTTATTAGCTTAATGAAATCTTGAGATTAGCTGTTTGTGCAGATTTAAAGTCAGGGTTGCCTTTACAATCTGACAATGGTCTCTAAAGAGGAATGAGTCAACAAAGGTGACTCATAACCAAGGTTATATGGATACTTACATAGTCCTTGCTTATAGTCACTCTCCCGATGTGTTCCTTTTCCTACAGAGACGGCGATGGGGCGGACGGTGAATGCCCAGGGCAGTGTAGAATCCGCTTACGTGAAAGCTTTAGACAAGTAAGTGCTCCCGGTTATATAACGTCATCaatttaaaatatatgaaaagagatataaaaactCTAGGATAATTAAGACATTTTAAGGCGGTGTGATATCCTCTTCTAATGTTGCCAAAACTGATTCTCTGAcataatttcataattttcatcaagAAATAAATTCAACGGATAAGCAGTTTCCCGAAGCGTGCGGTCACATAACCAAATATTAATTCTGGAAAAACGCTGAATTAGAGTCTCCCTTTACTTCTCGTCCTGTGTATTAGtactttaaattttttaaatatttttttgaaaatggCAATTCCTAGAAACAAATGtgcaaataagcaaacaaacaaacaacaaatggaAGTGGATTATCTCGATCTGGGAAACATACTCAGAGCGAAATGCGAAGGAAGATCAACAAATCTGTGCACTTGTACTAGATTTCCTGAGCCTTGGGAAATTGTTCAGACCTTTCCTCTTTTACCTAtagtgaaaaataaaacacacatatagcgCCTTTCGATTATCCGCATTATTGATCGTTAATGTGTAACAGTTATTACGTAACAAATAAATTCTAACATACTTGCCACAGGTTTGCCAACCTCTACATCATGCGATCGACGACGCCCTGGCTCCGTCCAGCGTGGCTCTATTACATTCTCGGGCCCAGGAAGGAGCGCGACGCCTGCCTGAAGGTTCTTCATGGCGTGTCCTACGAAACCATCGCGGAGAGGAAAGCTCTTCGGGAAAAGTCGAAGGATAGCGGGGGAAAATCAGAACCAGAGGACGAATCAGTGACAGGTAAGGGAAATTTTCCTTAAtactgaataaattaataaaatatgaatGCTCACACGGTGTAAATTGTATCATTAACGTGACGATATTACATCTTGGAAATTACATGTTTCATAAAGATGGAGGGCTGCTCTCAAAAATGAATTCCGTGTCTTGCATTGTTAAATTATAACTTGAAAATAACGTTTTCATGTAAAGtacttttcataatttttcttgtattttattttattattgattttgttttaccAAGTACATAACGAAGATCagaaatatatcataaaaaaggCATCTTGGTACTTTATAAAGAGTTAATAGAACATGTACCACAGCTTATTGCGGTAATCCGCATACTAAAAGTCGATGCTTCGAAACGTGCTGGGAAAAGTTAACCAGTTTCACCCTTTTTGATTTTAGGGAATAGACACCTGATATTTAGTTTATGAGATACAGATGTGTATCCTATACCTGCAAAAGCTCTTTCCCATAATCCCAAAAGGCAAGAAGAAGCGCCTGGCGTTCCTGGACCTCCTGCTGGAGTACTCGGAGGGCGGCGCCAAACTCTCCGACAATGACATCCGCGAGGAGGTGGACACCTTCATGTTCGAGGGCCACGACACCACCACGGCGGCCATGAACTGGGTTCTCTACCTTCTAGGCCATCACCCAGAGATACAGGTGTCCAGCAGAGTGTGATGTAGAGACTCTAGAGGAGTCATAATAAACTCACAAGCACGTGATTGTTGAAGAATACGCGTTTTTTCAGCTTACATTAAGCTTACTTGAGCACTTAACCACTAACTGTTCCTCAGGCTCGGGTCCACGAGGAGCTGGAGTCGATCTTCGGCGACGAGGACCGCCCGGCGACGATGGACGACTTGCGCTCCATGAAGCTGCTGGAGAACTGCATCAAGGAGAGCCTGAGGCTGTTCCCGTCCGTCCAGAGGTTCGGCAGGATACTGCACGAAGACGTCCGCATATGTATGTAACATCCATCACGTCAGTGatggatttatatattaatgaagaCAACCGCATGATACTAGATCAGGAATTCTATTAATTTTTCAT
This window harbors:
- the LOC125027740 gene encoding cytochrome P450 4C1-like; this encodes MSWLKSDTLVWASSASTYLALTAALALTFAWLLTRQRKSLLLAKLPGPKTHPIFGNSRFGGGTAAERMQWLINNSRLGEVVRLWIGFVPLCMICSARGAEVILASQRHTHKGASYDLLRDWLGDGLLLSTGSKWHSRRKLLTPAFHFKILEDFLDVFNGQSTTMIQQLRGKADGKPFDIFPFITRCALDIISETAMGRTVNAQGSVESAYVKALDKFANLYIMRSTTPWLRPAWLYYILGPRKERDACLKVLHGVSYETIAERKALREKSKDSGGKSEPEDESVTGKKKRLAFLDLLLEYSEGGAKLSDNDIREEVDTFMFEGHDTTTAAMNWVLYLLGHHPEIQARVHEELESIFGDEDRPATMDDLRSMKLLENCIKESLRLFPSVQRFGRILHEDVRICDYVIPAGTNIMLFPYRIHRDPKQFPDPERFDPDRFLPENSKHRHPYAYIPFSAGPRNCIGQKFAVMEEKVLLSSILRKFRVESTVPREDLKLLDNAVLRPKGGNILKVFPRSLA